In bacterium, a single genomic region encodes these proteins:
- a CDS encoding sialidase family protein, producing the protein MNEIVMEIMATPESPRNTEGSFVTLKDGSLLFAWWHFTGGVGDDSEGCVGMTRSYDEGRTWSEKTEILVSNWAEQTTGSVSLLRLASGKIALLYLVKHGFHDCRPYIQLSEDEGATWSKPI; encoded by the coding sequence ATGAATGAGATCGTGATGGAAATCATGGCGACTCCGGAAAGTCCTCGGAATACTGAGGGGAGCTTTGTTACGCTTAAGGATGGCAGTCTTCTATTTGCCTGGTGGCACTTTACTGGCGGGGTCGGTGATGACAGCGAAGGGTGCGTTGGAATGACGCGTTCCTATGATGAGGGGCGCACTTGGAGTGAAAAGACGGAGATTTTAGTTTCCAATTGGGCTGAACAGACTACCGGCTCGGTCTCTTTGCTGCGACTAGCCAGCGGGAAAATCGCCCTTTTGTATCTCGTCAAGCACGGTTTCCATGATTGCCGACCCTATATTCAGCTTTCAGAGGATGAGGGGGCGACCTGGTCCAAGCCGATT